The following nucleotide sequence is from Montipora foliosa isolate CH-2021 unplaced genomic scaffold, ASM3666993v2 scaffold_435, whole genome shotgun sequence.
CTCTTCGGATTGGAGAGTCACTCCAGTAACATTTTCAACGAAAGTGGTAAGTCATAGCCATacattttttctctttatttatGAGTTACGAACCAGGCTTCGTGATGCTAGTGCGGGGTGTAGAAATTTAATTTAACCATTATTACGGCTTTGTGATGCAGGAGATTTAAACTTTGGGCCATCCACCACTTCGCCGCTTTGGCCGCCGCAACTTGAAAACTACACTGAAACATCTGAGATCCCAGCTGGTATGTTCTCGTAGAACTTATGTagaaattgtttttatttccaatATGTAATATGCCCTTTGGGGTAACAGCATGTTGCTTGCTCAGTGTAAACTTACTTAaaataagtttctttttttctttatttgcaCTCATCCAGTAGTCAGTGAGCAAGACTTCGTTGTCAACTACAAGGGAAAAGTTGTCAGCTTCAAAGCGCTTTTACAGGAACTCTTGAAGAACAATGTCAAATTACCAGTGAACACACAAGATTTTCTAAATGCAGTAATTGGTCAGAAAAACTCGTCAGACCAGTCATGCCAAGGTAGATGCTCGAAGGAGGAAAGAAGCGGCAATGCTACGAAATCCTGCTACTGTGACAAAGATTGCAAAGCGTGGGGTGACTGTTGCCTGGATTTTCCAACACGGTAGGATTCAGTATCATGATGAATATCCTCTCTCGCGAAGTGTCACAAGTAAAATCAGTTATTTTTTACCTTCTTCTCTCCTTTATTTCCGTATGTAGCCCTAGAAAGCTGCTTCACTCGGAATAGAAACCGCTTTTTTGAACCGtccaaaacaattaaaataaaagccaattaCAAACTCTCGAGCGTTCGACAGTAAACTCAACTCAGCGGGCATGGGTAGCAGCTAACACCGACTTTGATCACGGGTTAGTTTTCTCAAAGTCCATGAGTTTGTTCAGATGTGACCCAAACGTCGCTACTTGATCTCTActtgctgcctttgtaattacatccgcaaatggttacactttcaagtcttctcggataaggactataaaccgtaggccccgtctcacaaatattttccatgttcattagttccctgtgggacgttaaagaacccacacactattcgagaagagtaggggatgaagttcccggtgttgtggctgtcctccgTGAGTATATGGGCGGGTGGattatagcaggtccacatgagctgaatagctgccaaaacttcaacctgctcaaacaaattaataacaaacaaacaaacaaacatacagTTGAGAGAATTTCTGCCTACAAAATTAAATAGAGTTGGAGTGAATACGGTTGACTGTGTTATGTAAAAGTAAACATTGGTTGGCATCAAAGAGAGTCTCAAGTTGTAAGTTGTTGAACGCCGATTTCTTGGGAGTCTTGGTACTAAAAAACCTTAAATAGCAATGACCACAACCAtgcaggttttctgagcccgcgaaactgagcacccccagcaaaccactGTTTtcacgaaaaccgctggtcagcaacctggttctgttCATTGCTGTCCAAGGTCTTCCCTTGGTACTATGGTAGACGCGAGCTGATCCCCCATCGGTTTGTCAGTGGAACACGCCAAAATAAGGATGCCACGGCAAAAACTGGAAATGCAGCGTCTTTCGCCAGTCCCTACTCAATTAAAAGTGTTCACCCCTTAGATGTTGCCGACAGGTAAGCCATTTGGCATTTCCTCTTTTCAAGgcttttgttatttgttttcgCAGATGTGGTGGATCAGTCGATGAAGATGTACTATCGCACACTATGTCTTGCGGCGATATCAATGATTATTCCTGGTCAGGGGTAATTATGAAATCGAGTTGTGAACTCGACAGTGAATACAATGAATATACAAACGATTGCAAAAGCACTGAACAGCTGAATATGACACTACCAAGAGAACTGCCAATGTTTGACGTGCAAAACAATATCACTTACAGAAGTTTTGCATGTGCACGATGCAATAATGCAGCTCAGGAAGCGCTTAGATCTTGGGGTCTAGGGGTACTTTGCTTACGTCGAGCCGGCAATCCACCTCAAAATAATATCACAGCAATAAAGATATTTGTGAAAGATAAATGCTCTTGGAAATACCAACCGTTTGTGAACTTCAGTCAGAGCTTCAAGTCGTGTGTTGTACGCGATACCCACTGCGATACTCAGCTTGAAGAAATGTCGTTGGTCAAAGAGTTATGTTCATCTTATTCTATGGTGTTTTCAGTAAAGGTTTCGAGATACGTATCCCACTTTTACAGAAACCCCCACTGTGCAATCTGCAATCCTCAAGGAAGACAAGATTGGAAGACAGCTAAAGAGAGTGATGTTAGTGGTGGACTCATTCCACCCCTCGGTCCTCCCTTGTCAATACTGCTTGACGTCAGCTCGGATGCTTTTGTTGAAAAGGTACCACAGGTAAACCAACCAACCACACAGTCAAACTGCACTTTGGCTGCGATGAACTGCACTGTGATATTTGAAGGTAAAACGTGCATTGTCATCGGCTCTCCAACGGGGAATCACTCATCACTCGAATGGAAATTGAATGGAAGTCGTGTCAACGGTTTTACGGCGCTTCACGAGAATATCCCGACCACTGAAATAGGCATGCAACATGCACATGGAAATTTTGTCTCCATTGTGTGCCCAATTGATAATGACAAACAGAAGACAGAAATTCCCGTGGTCATGATTTATATCACATTTATTGGATCAGTACTTTCAATCATCTCGCTGTTGTTTCTGGTCGCAGTGTACTTGTCAGTTAAAGAGCTAAGGAACCTTCCCGGAAAATGTCTTGTCAGTCTTTCATTGGCGTTGTTGTGCTATCAAATAATTTTCCGTTTTACTGCAATATCCAAGGAAGTGGAGGGACTATGCACAGCGGTTGCCATTGGTCTTCATTACTTCTTTCTTGCAGCTTTCACATGGATGAGTGTAATTGCGTTTGATACTGCAAGCACCTTTCAAGTTCAAGGTCAGTGAAGCCATTAGCCCCATCCCTCCCCTCTCTCCCTTCTCTTCATTTGTCCCTTCCTTTATCTCTCCATTTGTCCGACCGACTGACCACCTGTCAATCCATCTTTTCCTTCTCTTCCTTTATTCCCTTGCCCCTCCCTCCCTCGTTCCTTCCTCCGGTCtgtccttccttccttccttccttctaaACAGACTGTCTTAGGTAACAGGGTAAAACATAGGAACATACGTAACTCAATTAGTCACTTGTATCATTCTTAAGGAGATATCCATGAAATTACAGAGTTACTCTCTCTtaaggggtgcagggatggcgcagtgagagcactcgcctcccaccaatgtggcccgggttcgattcccagacccggcgtcacatgtgggttgagtttgttggttctcaactctgcaccgagaggtttttctcctctcctcaaaaaccaacatttgcctgacttgtgttaattgttaatctcagtttacagtgtccccaattagtgctccaggagtagaacgactagacacctaaataaagttcctttcctttcctttcctttcctttcctcgcCATTGAACAGGCCACACTAATGATTATGTCATATTACGATTTTTGCTGTAAATTTTACTTTACAGTGAAAGACCCCAGGAAACAGGCATGGGACCTGAAAAAGACGTTTATCAAGTACAATGTTGTGGGTTGGGCAGTTCCCATGGCAACTGTGGTGTTGTGTGTGACGCTAGATTTCAGTGGAACCTTTCATATGGGCTATGGTTTGTATTCTATATATATTGTATTCtataatatattatatatatattctataatatatatatatatatatatatatatatatatatagtacagtggggtagggaggggatatattagcaactgattgccttaattaCTTAGGATCACCAGCCTATTCCCGTTTTGATAGCGATTCATTAGGCATTTCTGAGAAATACAAAtgacaaggttaatttgggaacagaaatcagcacaactaagcaatcaagtgaaaatgtggctcagcCAGGAATAGCTAATGACGTCACGAAATTATTGACCCCTGTCGTGAGTCAGACAAACAAATGCCAAGTCTGTAATGGTTTTAAGGGGAATGTGTGAATGGCGAGCGGTTCGCTTCCATCTTTTACGGTTCTCACCGACGAAGACGAAGTTTCAGGCTCTAAATTTGAAAGAGAACTGTTGGCCAGTTGAAGCAGAGGTTATAGTACAGGGGATTGAAATTACGCGGAAAAAGAGATGAGCTATAAACGCGTGAGCGACTGTATCAAAAGCGGGAATCCTTACACGCTCGATCCGAGTATCGACGATGGCAAATGGTTCCCAGCAaaagttctcaaagaaaatgcaaagttaCAAGCAAATTGTAGCTTAAGTTCGCTTCCgtagaattaaaaaaaggagaagacaggcctgcacggactccctACGTGATAGATGTGATGTGATAATATGTATCTCTCATAATTTGGCTCTTACGAGCATGTCTTTAAAAGATGTACCTCTTTTGTAGGCTGTGATAGGTGGGTTTCTGAAGTTGGTGTTGAGCAAAGGTTGATTTTGTATTAAATCCCAGTTAAgcatcagaatttttttaaggtgCCGCACTGACAGTTCGTACGTTGTGACAAAAGGCAAGACTCGTTTACGCGTTTTGTTCTTTCGTAAGAGAGCCGACTGTCTTGTTGCAAAATTCACTTCTGACAGTGTTCTTCGTATAAGCTTTTTAGGGTATCCCCGCTTATTAAGGcgcaatttaaatttggaaaggttgactttgaacattgtttcagaagagtttgttctaagaAGTTGAAGGGCTTCTCCTTTAGTAAAACCTCGTTTTACGCTTGGTgggtgaaatgtgtgtactgcaatgtttcagtcggcttgtagTTAGTACGGATGTCAAGTATAGAGTCGTTTCTGAATCTATCCCCTTTATAAATGACTGTGTCTAGGAATGTTGTTTCGatctctgaaatttcagccgtaaattttatcGTAGGATGAAATTTGTTAGCTTGTTCAATGAACAGGGAAATTTCCTGTCTGGTGGAGTCCCATAGAGAGAAAATGTCGTCGATATAGCGTTTCCATTCTCTCGGTTATGTTTTGCTTTGCCTAATGTTTTGCACTCACCCCAACAGCAGTGTCTGGTGCCTAccatttctcttgtttctaGAACGATAAACCGAAGAATTGACTAAAATTTTCGCTTTTAGGATCACAACCGTGCCTCCCGCTCatacatttgctttgttttggtcgcaatgtttgtctGACTCTTCGCGGGGGGTCTCATGGGATCTCACGCtgacaaatctatttttagtaattGTGCGCTTCGCTATTGaacctgggtctccaga
It contains:
- the LOC137988931 gene encoding uncharacterized protein isoform X2 translates to MRVRLYFHWKLLFITAAVFLGLTWSDFPSQTNDTATLFGLESHSSNIFNESGDLNFGPSTTSPLWPPQLENYTETSEIPAVSEQDFVVNYKGKVVSFKALLQELLKNNVKLPVNTQDFLNAVIGQKNSSDQSCQGRCSKEERSGNATKSCYCDKDCKAWGDCCLDFPTRCGGSVDEDVLSHTMSCGDINDYSWSGVIMKSSCELDSEYNEYTNDCKSTEQLNMTLPRELPMFDVQNNITYRSFACARCNNAAQEALRSWGLGVLCLRRAGNPPQNNITAIKIFVKDKCSWKYQPFVNFSQSFKSCVVRDTHCDTQLEEMSLVKELCSSYSMVFSVKVSRYVSHFYRNPHCAICNPQGRQDWKTAKESDVSGGLIPPLGPPLSILLDVSSDAFVEKVPQVNQPTTQSNCTLAAMNCTVIFEGKTCIVIGSPTGNHSSLEWKLNGSRVNGFTALHENIPTTEIGMQHAHGNFVSIVCPIDNDKQKTEIPVVMIYITFIGSVLSIISLLFLVAVYLSVKELRNLPGKCLVSLSLALLCYQIIFRFTAISKEVEGLCTAVAIGLHYFFLAAFTWMSVIAFDTASTFQVQVKDPRKQAWDLKKTFIKYNVVGWAVPMATVVLCVTLDFSGTFHMGYGKQSQYCWISDKTAVAVAMVTPVSIALIFNAVCMTKIVYTIYQLRKGSGPVRNSHSRVPLLLVCIKLTTVMGLTWILIMIANWKQASFFHYPATVLNSMQGFFITLCFITTKRVRRILKQKLRKRHTRDHSSGRDNYGMASGPITFEMSSK
- the LOC137988931 gene encoding uncharacterized protein isoform X1, with product MRVRLYFHWKLLFITAAVFLGLTWSDFPSQTNDTATLFGLESHSSNIFNESGDLNFGPSTTSPLWPPQLENYTETSEIPAVVSEQDFVVNYKGKVVSFKALLQELLKNNVKLPVNTQDFLNAVIGQKNSSDQSCQGRCSKEERSGNATKSCYCDKDCKAWGDCCLDFPTRCGGSVDEDVLSHTMSCGDINDYSWSGVIMKSSCELDSEYNEYTNDCKSTEQLNMTLPRELPMFDVQNNITYRSFACARCNNAAQEALRSWGLGVLCLRRAGNPPQNNITAIKIFVKDKCSWKYQPFVNFSQSFKSCVVRDTHCDTQLEEMSLVKELCSSYSMVFSVKVSRYVSHFYRNPHCAICNPQGRQDWKTAKESDVSGGLIPPLGPPLSILLDVSSDAFVEKVPQVNQPTTQSNCTLAAMNCTVIFEGKTCIVIGSPTGNHSSLEWKLNGSRVNGFTALHENIPTTEIGMQHAHGNFVSIVCPIDNDKQKTEIPVVMIYITFIGSVLSIISLLFLVAVYLSVKELRNLPGKCLVSLSLALLCYQIIFRFTAISKEVEGLCTAVAIGLHYFFLAAFTWMSVIAFDTASTFQVQVKDPRKQAWDLKKTFIKYNVVGWAVPMATVVLCVTLDFSGTFHMGYGKQSQYCWISDKTAVAVAMVTPVSIALIFNAVCMTKIVYTIYQLRKGSGPVRNSHSRVPLLLVCIKLTTVMGLTWILIMIANWKQASFFHYPATVLNSMQGFFITLCFITTKRVRRILKQKLRKRHTRDHSSGRDNYGMASGPITFEMSSK